Genomic window (Fusobacterium varium):
CCTTTACAAGCTACTACTGGTCTTACTTTAGAACCTGTTCCTCCAGTCATTAGATCAACAGTTGCTAAGTGAGCTCTAACAGCTTCAATATTATCAAAGTGAACTCCTGGAAGTTCAACTGTAAGTCTAGATGTGAAAGTTACTTTTCCATTTCCATATTTTTCTGCAACTTCAGAGATAACTCTATTTTGTTCAGCAGAAATAGCTCCCATTTTAGTGATTACTCTAACTGAAAAATTTTCAGTTCCTTTGTTGTGTAAAAATCCCATTGCTTTTACTCTTTTGATTTCAGCAGCATCAATTGCCATAAGATAATCCTCCCTTGTATTCCTTTATTTATTTTAACTTAACTAACTAATTATTTTTTAATTATTTTCTTTAATTGTATTAAATAGATTTCCACCTTCTAATACTTTAACATTTGTGTGTCCATAGTATTTTAGACGATTTTGAACCATATAAGCTCTTTTACCTTTGTTACAGATTAAAAGGATTTTATCATCTTTAGCATATCCATCTAGAGGTCCATTTACAGTTGGTAAATCAACATATGGAGCTCCTTCAATAGATGGAACTAAACAAGCATCAATAACTTTATATCCTTCATCAGCACCTGCAGCATATTCTGCTGGAGTTATTGTTTCATAGTTTCCATTTATTTTATTAAATAATACATTAACTGTATGCACTAATGGATGAATTGCAGTTGAGAATGGTGGTGCATATGCAAGATCTAAATCTTCTAAGTCGTGAAGAGTAGCTCCCATTGACATTGCAGTTACAACTACATCTACAACTTTATCCACTGCTCCAGCTCCAATTACTTGTACTCCTAAAACTTTTAAGCTATCTCTATCAACTATAAGTTTTATCATAAAGTTTGATGCTCCAGCATAGTAGTGAGCTTTATCATCTACAACAGTAACAACACTTATAGGATTAAATCCAGCTTCTTTAGCAGCAACTTCAGTAAGCCCTGTTCTACCTACATTTAAGTTAGGAAGAAGTTTTGCAACAGCAGTTCCTACAACTCCTCTGTAAGCTATTCTTTTTCCATTAATATTTTGAGCTAAAATACGTCCTTCTATATTTGCAGAAGATCCCATTGGTGACCAAGTAGGTGCTCCAGTTAGAATATTTTTAACCATTGCACAGTCTCCAGCAGAGTAGATGTTAGCATCATTTGTTTCAAAATATTCATTTACTTTTACAGTTCCATTAGGCATTAATTCAATACCAGTATCAGCTAAGAAAGCTGTGTTAGGACGAATTCCAACAGACATAATTACAGCATCAACTTTCATTGC
Coding sequences:
- a CDS encoding FAD-dependent oxidoreductase produces the protein MKVVIVGGVAAGTKVAAKLKRENRDHEVIILTKSKEISYAGCGLPYYVGNIIKDKAQLIVNTPEKFSKLTGAQVFTETEVVGLDRENKSVKAIDLKTNEEVTFSYDKLVIATGASPVKPPIEGINLPGVYFMRTPEDAINLRADIEAGKIKRAAVIGAGYIGLEVAENMALQGVKVSVIEMASNILTGFDKEFAEYAENKLADHGIMAFTGTKLEAILGEGKVEKIQTSRRAMKVDAVIMSVGIRPNTAFLADTGIELMPNGTVKVNEYFETNDANIYSAGDCAMVKNILTGAPTWSPMGSSANIEGRILAQNINGKRIAYRGVVGTAVAKLLPNLNVGRTGLTEVAAKEAGFNPISVVTVVDDKAHYYAGASNFMIKLIVDRDSLKVLGVQVIGAGAVDKVVDVVVTAMSMGATLHDLEDLDLAYAPPFSTAIHPLVHTVNVLFNKINGNYETITPAEYAAGADEGYKVIDACLVPSIEGAPYVDLPTVNGPLDGYAKDDKILLICNKGKRAYMVQNRLKYYGHTNVKVLEGGNLFNTIKENN